In Oncorhynchus gorbuscha isolate QuinsamMale2020 ecotype Even-year linkage group LG02, OgorEven_v1.0, whole genome shotgun sequence, a single genomic region encodes these proteins:
- the LOC123995008 gene encoding cornifelin homolog A-like isoform X1 gives MEDTTAIVTTVHCAPVTKAAKQQAPGDEEDEEAGGWDIGTESWNTQSAASAAMKLPVLTQPGLGVTTTTVTTITQTGGDWSSSLFNVCGDRTTCLLGAFVPCCLDLSLAHQYGECLCLPLLPGSTFAMRVGIREKYKIQGSVCEDWTTVYCCYPLAICQMIREMKRRMKSQTYKVSTALECS, from the exons ATGGAGGATACCACAGCCATAGTCACCACAGTCCA TTGTGCACCAGTCACCAAAGCTGCAAAGCAGCAGGCCCCAGGTGATGAGGAGGACGAGGAAGCCGGGGGCTGGGACATAGGAACAGAAAGCTGGAACACACAGAGTGCCGCTTCTGCTGCGAtgaaactccctgtgctcacgcAGCCTGGCCTGGGGGTAACCACGACAACAGTGACCACCATCACTCAGACGGGAGGGGATTGGAGCAGCAGTCTGTTCAACGTGTGTGGAGACAGGACCACAT GTCTCTTAGGGGCCTTTGTGCCCTGTTGTTTGGACCTGAGTCTGGCCCACCAGTACGGGGAGTGTCTGTGTCTGCCCCTGCTCCCTGGCTCCACATTCGCCATGCGGGTGGGCATCAGGGAGAAATACAAGATACAG GGCAGCGTCTGTGAGGACTGGACTACAGTGTATTGCTGCTACCCCCTGGCCATCTGTCAGATGATccgagagatgaagaggaggatgaagagccAAACCTACAAGGTATCCACTGCACTAGAGTGTTCCTGA
- the LOC123995008 gene encoding PLAC8-like protein 1 isoform X2, translated as MEDTTAIVTTVHCAPVTKAAKQQAPGDEEDEEAGGWDIGTESWNTQSAASAAMKLPVLTQPGLGVTTTTVTTITQTGGDWSSSLFNVCGDRTTCLLGAFVPCCLDLSLAHQYGECLCLPLLPGSTFAMRVGIREKYKIQPWLYTICNFVLHVGGNLFLICYVKTHSDLLRKDSF; from the exons ATGGAGGATACCACAGCCATAGTCACCACAGTCCA TTGTGCACCAGTCACCAAAGCTGCAAAGCAGCAGGCCCCAGGTGATGAGGAGGACGAGGAAGCCGGGGGCTGGGACATAGGAACAGAAAGCTGGAACACACAGAGTGCCGCTTCTGCTGCGAtgaaactccctgtgctcacgcAGCCTGGCCTGGGGGTAACCACGACAACAGTGACCACCATCACTCAGACGGGAGGGGATTGGAGCAGCAGTCTGTTCAACGTGTGTGGAGACAGGACCACAT GTCTCTTAGGGGCCTTTGTGCCCTGTTGTTTGGACCTGAGTCTGGCCCACCAGTACGGGGAGTGTCTGTGTCTGCCCCTGCTCCCTGGCTCCACATTCGCCATGCGGGTGGGCATCAGGGAGAAATACAAGATACAG CCGTGGCTGTACACCATATGTAATTTTGTATTGCATGTGGGGGGAAATTTGTTTCTGATTTGTTACGTAAAGACTCATTCTGATTTGTTACGTAAAGACTCATTCTGA